One genomic region from Gammaproteobacteria bacterium encodes:
- the ligD gene encoding DNA ligase D produces MSIQTYREKRREGTPEPRAARKSARRSGRPRFVVQLHHASSRHYDFRLEVDGVLKSWAIPKGPSLDPGTKRLAVQVEDHPLDYAGFEGEIPKGHYGAGQVEIFDEGDWTPEGDPQQQLDKGHISFELDGRMLHGGWDLVRTRMNGKQPQWLLIKRRDRYAGAREADDFTDVGGHLKSGKPEASGRTAKRLSTSAKSAGKAKPFEPQLAKLVGTPPEGRQWLHEPKWDGYRLLTTLVDGEPRLWSRNGLDWTERLPDIVEALRKLDTDDAELDGELVVLRRGRSDFNALQARLAGRSKASLSYQLFDLPRLNGEDLREQPLSERKQRLRKLLSRKTRGALAYSEHHAGDGDTVFATAEKFGLEGIVSKRADSPYRAGRGDDWRKIKRENSDEFVIVGYTEPKGSRHGFGALLLAEPDADGGWHYVGRVGTGFSDALLSSLSAKLKTLQRKTPPVSEASLAERETGKPIWVRPELVAEVSYRDIAGLGLLRQAAFKTLREDKTVKQLEPTVAKVADLKLTHPDRVVFPDAGLSKADVADYYRTMAEPLLAEIAGRPLSVLRCPDGIDGEHFFQKHRGKGMGEHVHTVPIEEKNGSSDYLMVDSVEGIEELVQMNVIEFHPWGATANKPDQCDRLVFDLDPANDLPFKRVIEGARMLRDRLKSLDLESFVRTTGGKGLHVVVPLSPAADWDAAKDFAHALASACAKAEPNRYVDVASKAKRDQRIFIDYLRNSRGATSVASYSLRARPGAPVAVPLRWEELGRLDSAAKYDAQSAPSRFKRLKRDPWDGFDRCRQSLTTALKRLD; encoded by the coding sequence ATGAGCATCCAGACCTATCGCGAAAAGCGTCGGGAAGGCACGCCCGAACCGCGCGCCGCTCGCAAGAGCGCGCGGCGCAGCGGCCGGCCGCGTTTCGTGGTGCAGTTGCATCACGCCAGCAGCCGTCACTACGACTTCCGCCTGGAAGTGGATGGGGTACTCAAGAGCTGGGCGATCCCCAAGGGACCGAGCCTCGACCCCGGCACCAAGCGTCTGGCCGTGCAGGTGGAGGATCATCCGCTGGACTACGCCGGCTTCGAAGGCGAGATCCCGAAAGGCCACTACGGTGCCGGCCAGGTGGAGATCTTCGACGAAGGCGACTGGACACCCGAAGGCGATCCGCAGCAGCAGCTCGACAAGGGCCATATCAGTTTCGAGCTCGACGGCCGGATGCTGCATGGCGGCTGGGATCTCGTGCGTACGCGCATGAACGGCAAGCAGCCGCAGTGGCTGCTGATCAAGCGGCGCGACCGCTACGCCGGCGCACGCGAGGCGGACGATTTCACCGATGTCGGCGGACACCTCAAATCCGGCAAACCCGAGGCCTCCGGGCGGACAGCGAAGCGGCTATCCACGTCGGCGAAATCGGCCGGCAAGGCCAAGCCGTTCGAGCCGCAACTCGCCAAGCTTGTGGGCACGCCGCCCGAGGGGCGGCAATGGCTGCACGAACCCAAGTGGGACGGCTACCGGCTGCTGACGACCCTCGTCGACGGCGAACCCCGGCTGTGGTCCCGCAACGGCCTGGACTGGACCGAGCGCCTGCCGGATATCGTCGAGGCGCTGCGCAAACTCGACACCGACGATGCCGAACTCGACGGCGAACTGGTGGTGCTGCGCCGCGGCCGCAGTGACTTCAATGCTTTGCAGGCCCGCCTCGCAGGGCGCTCCAAGGCGTCGCTCAGCTATCAGCTGTTCGACCTGCCGCGCCTGAACGGGGAAGACCTGCGCGAGCAACCGCTGAGCGAGCGCAAGCAGCGCCTGCGCAAACTGCTGTCGCGCAAGACGCGCGGCGCGCTCGCCTACAGCGAGCATCATGCCGGCGACGGCGACACGGTGTTCGCCACCGCCGAAAAATTCGGGCTCGAAGGCATCGTCAGCAAACGTGCGGACAGTCCCTATCGCGCCGGTCGCGGCGATGACTGGCGCAAGATCAAGCGCGAAAACTCGGACGAATTCGTCATCGTCGGCTACACCGAGCCCAAGGGCAGCCGCCACGGCTTCGGCGCGCTGCTGCTGGCAGAGCCGGATGCCGACGGCGGCTGGCATTACGTCGGTCGCGTCGGCACCGGCTTTTCGGACGCGCTGCTGAGCTCGCTGTCCGCGAAACTGAAGACGCTGCAACGCAAGACCCCGCCGGTCAGCGAGGCCAGCCTGGCCGAACGCGAAACCGGCAAGCCGATCTGGGTGCGCCCGGAGCTGGTTGCGGAAGTCAGCTACCGCGACATCGCCGGCCTCGGCCTGCTGCGCCAGGCCGCATTCAAGACCCTGCGCGAGGACAAGACCGTGAAGCAACTCGAACCGACGGTAGCCAAGGTCGCCGACCTCAAGCTGACGCATCCTGACCGCGTGGTGTTTCCGGACGCCGGCCTGAGCAAGGCCGATGTCGCCGACTACTACCGAACAATGGCCGAGCCGCTGCTGGCCGAGATCGCGGGCCGCCCGCTGTCGGTGCTGCGCTGCCCGGACGGAATCGACGGTGAGCACTTCTTCCAGAAACATCGCGGCAAGGGCATGGGCGAGCACGTGCACACCGTGCCGATCGAGGAAAAGAACGGCAGCAGCGACTACCTGATGGTCGACAGCGTGGAGGGCATCGAGGAACTGGTGCAGATGAACGTGATCGAGTTCCATCCCTGGGGCGCCACCGCGAACAAACCCGACCAGTGCGACCGCCTGGTGTTCGACCTGGACCCGGCGAACGATCTGCCGTTCAAGCGAGTGATCGAAGGGGCGCGCATGTTGCGCGATCGCCTCAAGTCCCTGGACCTCGAATCCTTCGTGCGCACCACCGGCGGCAAGGGCCTGCACGTGGTGGTGCCGCTGTCGCCGGCCGCCGACTGGGATGCGGCCAAGGATTTCGCACACGCACTGGCTTCGGCCTGCGCAAAGGCCGAGCCGAATCGCTACGTCGACGTGGCCAGCAAGGCCAAGCGCGACCAGCGCATCTTCATCGACTATCTGCGCAACAGCCGCGGCGCCACCAGCGTGGCCTCGTACTCGCTGCGCGCCCGTCCCGGCGCGCCGGTGGCCGTACCGCTGCGCTGGGAGGAACTCGGCCGGCTAGACAGCGCGGCCAAGTACGACGCGCAATCTGCCCCGAGCCGCTTCAAGCGGCTCAAGCGCGATCCCTGGGATGGTTTCGACCGCTGTCGACAATCGCTGACGACCGCGCTGAAACGGCTGGATTGA
- a CDS encoding type II toxin-antitoxin system RelE/ParE family toxin yields MFTVIETPTFSKLCPDYWTEDERGALAAWIAAHPEMGDVIPGSGGCRKVRWSRAGMGKRGGVRVIHYNQIPDGRIYLLLIYAKGVQDNIAPQVLLKIKEALNAHD; encoded by the coding sequence ATGTTTACCGTCATAGAGACACCCACCTTCTCAAAGCTTTGCCCTGATTACTGGACCGAAGACGAGCGCGGTGCCCTTGCTGCGTGGATAGCGGCACACCCGGAAATGGGAGATGTTATTCCAGGTTCCGGCGGGTGCAGAAAAGTACGCTGGTCCAGAGCAGGCATGGGCAAACGTGGCGGTGTTCGGGTCATCCATTACAACCAGATTCCAGATGGGCGCATTTACTTGCTGCTCATCTACGCCAAAGGTGTGCAGGACAACATTGCACCACAGGTGCTACTGAAGATTAAGGAGGCACTCAATGCCCATGACTGA
- a CDS encoding helix-turn-helix domain-containing protein: MPMTEKELKARDSKRDLGAELLASVLEMKSQKVGRVHTITLSEVTQARAKSGLSQSQFAQVLGVSTRTLQEWEQGRRKPSGAAQSLLAIAAKRPEVIREVFMS, translated from the coding sequence ATGCCCATGACTGAGAAAGAGTTGAAAGCCAGAGATAGCAAGCGAGACCTTGGCGCAGAGCTATTGGCCTCCGTGTTGGAGATGAAGTCTCAGAAGGTAGGCCGGGTCCATACAATCACGCTTTCCGAGGTCACACAGGCACGCGCCAAGTCCGGCCTGTCGCAATCACAGTTCGCTCAGGTGCTTGGAGTATCAACCCGCACGCTTCAAGAGTGGGAGCAGGGCCGGCGCAAACCATCCGGGGCTGCTCAGTCTTTGCTGGCCATCGCTGCCAAACGGCCCGAGGTCATCCGTGAAGTCTTTATGTCGTAA
- a CDS encoding DNA topoisomerase IB — protein MSLPDHSNARVADPRQARQLRRVGLIHVSDQERGIRRVRRGKGFSYVGLSGRPLRDERILERIRKLAIPPAYEDVWICRDANGHLQATGRDARGRKQYRYHPLWRELRDHTKYDRLLDFADALPALRKRVDADLRQQGLGRDKVLASVVRLLETALIRVGNQRYADENRAYGLTTLRGRHVDVHGGRLRFAFRGKSGQPREVAVDDRRLAGIVKRLQDLPGQSLFQYLDDEGKRHTISSSDVNDYLRDATESDFTAKDFRTWAGTLLAAHALAEASCGDSEHARRTAAADVMRTVAKRLGNTAAVCRKCYVHPAVLDAWMAGDYSKLMQRARAVATRSPSDRMLEEDERVIYALLETLGKARRPAR, from the coding sequence ATGAGTTTGCCGGATCACTCGAACGCCCGGGTCGCGGACCCTCGGCAGGCGCGGCAGCTGCGTCGTGTTGGGTTGATCCATGTGTCGGATCAGGAGCGCGGAATCCGGCGTGTTCGACGCGGCAAGGGCTTCAGTTATGTCGGCCTGTCCGGCCGGCCGCTGCGCGACGAAAGAATTCTCGAACGCATCCGCAAGCTGGCGATCCCGCCCGCCTACGAAGACGTCTGGATTTGCCGTGACGCCAATGGCCACCTTCAGGCCACCGGACGGGATGCGCGCGGACGCAAGCAGTATCGCTACCATCCGTTGTGGCGCGAACTGCGTGATCACACCAAGTACGATCGACTGCTCGATTTCGCCGACGCGCTGCCGGCGCTGCGCAAGCGGGTGGATGCCGATCTCAGGCAACAGGGTCTGGGACGCGACAAGGTTCTGGCCAGCGTGGTGCGGCTGTTGGAGACCGCGCTGATCCGCGTCGGCAATCAACGTTATGCCGACGAGAACCGCGCCTACGGTCTGACGACCTTGCGCGGTCGCCACGTGGACGTTCACGGCGGGCGTCTGCGCTTTGCGTTCCGCGGCAAGAGCGGTCAGCCGCGTGAGGTCGCGGTGGACGACCGGCGTCTGGCCGGAATTGTGAAGCGCCTTCAGGATCTGCCCGGCCAGTCGCTGTTCCAGTATCTGGACGACGAGGGGAAGCGCCACACGATCAGCTCTTCGGACGTGAACGACTATCTGCGCGACGCGACCGAGTCGGATTTCACGGCCAAGGACTTCCGCACCTGGGCCGGCACCTTGTTGGCGGCACATGCCTTGGCCGAAGCGAGCTGCGGTGACAGCGAACATGCCCGGAGGACCGCAGCCGCTGATGTCATGCGCACCGTTGCCAAACGGCTCGGCAATACCGCTGCGGTGTGCCGCAAATGCTATGTGCACCCGGCGGTGCTCGATGCCTGGATGGCAGGCGATTATTCGAAGCTGATGCAGCGAGCGCGTGCCGTGGCAACGCGCTCGCCGTCGGATCGAATGCTCGAAGAGGACGAGCGTGTGATCTATGCGCTGCTCGAAACGCTTGGAAAGGCCCGTCGGCCAGCACGCTGA
- a CDS encoding alpha-glucosidase — protein sequence MHKGEWYQNAVIYQLSSWGFQDSDGDGKGDLAGIVRRLDYIASLGVDAIWLTPIYPSPGTDFGYDVSGLRGINEAFGSMDEFQRLLRLVHQRRIKLIMDMVWNHTSDQHHWFLESRSSRDNPKADWYVWRDPAPDGGPPNNWRSVLTGGSAWRYEESRGQYYLFNFYHMQPNLNWYHREVRDQILDVARFWLDQGIDGMRLDAVNFYCHDPQFRDDPPRAAEDGKPDGIDLNLPAVDLKFVHSINQPESFEVVRELRALSNDYPGTILLGEVTLSEDSIATAADFAQGDDRLHLAYHSGLISDEPITAAHLRQVIEKTAHHFARGGACAMAGNHDYGRMRSLWSGTKTESPDSFFRMMAAALLTMPGALCLWQGDELGLPEARIPEDIPPERLRDPVGRREYPQHKGRDGSRTPMPWDDRLPQFDFTDADQAWLPIPDSHRSRSVRRQNADPDSLLNTWRELLYWRVGQPALHAGTMQVADVPEPLFGMVREYDEQRLLCLFNVSADTVDADLSGFDEPIPARGLSFDFEWSPQTRGLRLPPWGIFFADLWHPNSGEPPDGSGTGPRGRREPEQTESALTGIRYSPHSL from the coding sequence GTGCACAAGGGCGAGTGGTACCAGAATGCCGTGATCTACCAACTTTCGTCCTGGGGCTTTCAGGATTCCGACGGCGACGGCAAAGGCGACCTTGCCGGCATCGTGCGCCGGCTCGACTACATCGCCTCGCTGGGCGTGGACGCGATCTGGCTGACGCCGATCTACCCCTCGCCCGGCACCGACTTCGGCTACGACGTCAGCGGCCTGCGGGGGATCAACGAAGCCTTCGGCAGCATGGACGAGTTTCAGCGACTGCTGCGTCTGGTTCATCAACGCCGCATCAAGCTGATCATGGACATGGTGTGGAACCACACTTCCGACCAGCATCATTGGTTTCTTGAAAGCCGCAGCAGCCGCGACAATCCAAAGGCGGACTGGTACGTCTGGCGCGACCCGGCACCGGACGGCGGGCCGCCGAACAACTGGCGCTCGGTGCTGACCGGCGGCTCGGCCTGGCGCTACGAGGAATCGCGCGGCCAGTACTACCTGTTCAACTTCTATCACATGCAACCCAATCTGAACTGGTACCACCGGGAAGTGCGCGACCAGATTCTGGACGTGGCGCGTTTCTGGCTCGACCAGGGCATCGACGGCATGCGCCTCGACGCCGTCAACTTCTATTGCCACGACCCGCAGTTCCGCGACGATCCGCCGCGCGCTGCCGAGGACGGCAAACCGGATGGCATCGACCTAAACCTGCCTGCCGTCGATCTCAAATTCGTGCACAGCATCAACCAGCCCGAAAGCTTTGAGGTGGTGCGCGAACTGCGCGCGCTGAGCAACGATTATCCCGGAACGATCCTGCTGGGCGAGGTCACGCTGAGCGAGGACTCCATCGCCACCGCCGCCGACTTCGCCCAGGGCGACGATCGCCTGCATCTGGCGTATCACAGCGGCCTGATCTCGGATGAGCCGATCACGGCGGCGCACCTGCGCCAAGTCATCGAGAAAACCGCACACCACTTCGCGCGCGGCGGCGCCTGCGCCATGGCCGGCAACCATGACTACGGACGCATGCGCTCGCTGTGGAGCGGTACCAAAACCGAATCGCCCGATTCGTTCTTCAGGATGATGGCGGCCGCGCTGCTGACGATGCCGGGCGCGCTGTGTCTGTGGCAAGGCGACGAACTGGGGCTGCCGGAGGCGCGCATCCCCGAGGATATTCCGCCGGAACGCCTGCGCGACCCGGTGGGACGGCGTGAGTACCCGCAGCACAAGGGCCGCGACGGCTCGCGCACGCCGATGCCGTGGGACGACCGTCTGCCGCAGTTCGATTTCACCGATGCCGATCAGGCCTGGCTGCCGATTCCGGACTCGCACCGTTCCCGCTCGGTGCGCCGCCAGAACGCCGATCCGGATTCCCTGCTCAACACCTGGCGCGAACTGCTGTACTGGCGCGTCGGGCAGCCGGCGCTGCACGCCGGGACGATGCAGGTGGCGGATGTGCCGGAGCCCTTGTTCGGAATGGTCCGTGAGTACGACGAACAGCGCCTGCTGTGTCTGTTCAATGTTTCCGCCGACACCGTCGACGCCGACCTGAGCGGCTTCGACGAACCCATTCCCGCACGCGGCCTGAGCTTCGATTTCGAATGGTCACCGCAGACACGCGGCCTGCGCCTGCCGCCCTGGGGCATTTTCTTCGCGGACCTGTGGCACCCCAATAGCGGCGAGCCGCCGGATGGATCGGGTACCGGCCCGCGCGGGCGCAGAGAACCGGAACAGACCGAGTCCGCATTGACCGGAATCAGGTATTCGCCCCACTCGCTGTAG
- a CDS encoding SDR family oxidoreductase: protein MARVATPRTVVVTGASAGVGRAAAIEFARRGARVALIARGHEGLYGARREIEALGAQALLLPLDVADAEAVEDAAERVERELGPIEVWVNAAMATIFAPVHRIRADEYRRATDVTYLGTVHGTQAALRRMRARNRGRIVQVGSALAYRAIPLQSAYCAAKFAIRGFTDALRVELQHERSAVQLTMVQLGAFNTPQFEWARTRMPRRPKPVAPIYQPEVAARGIAFAADAGRREVWVGRSAVQAILGNKLAPWFADRVLRSQGYSGQLDEAPLPADRPDNLFEPVVRDHGTHGRFDSRAKAHSPQLWFTEHRRAIGAGLLIGAALLIPGAAACAYQRRKTRAPRSTTDDPANAFAGDRKPARRLRESSDGLGRDA from the coding sequence ATGGCACGCGTGGCCACACCGCGAACCGTGGTCGTGACCGGCGCCTCGGCCGGCGTCGGGCGCGCCGCTGCCATCGAGTTCGCCAGACGCGGCGCGCGCGTGGCGCTGATCGCGCGCGGGCACGAAGGTCTTTACGGAGCGCGCCGCGAGATCGAGGCGCTGGGTGCGCAGGCCCTGCTGCTGCCGCTGGACGTGGCCGATGCCGAGGCCGTCGAGGATGCGGCCGAGCGCGTGGAACGCGAACTCGGGCCGATCGAGGTCTGGGTCAACGCCGCGATGGCGACGATCTTCGCGCCGGTGCACCGGATACGCGCCGACGAATATCGGCGCGCCACCGACGTCACCTACCTCGGCACCGTGCACGGCACGCAGGCCGCGCTGCGGCGCATGCGTGCACGCAATCGCGGACGCATCGTCCAGGTCGGCTCGGCGCTGGCCTATCGCGCGATCCCGCTGCAGTCGGCCTATTGCGCCGCCAAGTTCGCGATTCGCGGCTTCACCGACGCATTGCGGGTGGAACTGCAGCACGAACGCAGCGCCGTGCAGCTGACGATGGTGCAGCTCGGCGCCTTCAATACGCCGCAGTTCGAATGGGCGCGTACGCGCATGCCGCGCCGCCCGAAACCGGTTGCGCCGATCTACCAGCCGGAAGTCGCGGCGCGCGGTATCGCCTTCGCGGCCGATGCCGGGCGGCGCGAGGTCTGGGTCGGCCGCTCCGCCGTTCAGGCCATCCTTGGCAACAAGCTGGCGCCCTGGTTTGCCGACCGCGTGCTGCGCAGCCAGGGCTATTCCGGGCAGCTCGACGAAGCGCCCCTGCCCGCCGACCGGCCCGACAATCTGTTCGAACCGGTGGTACGGGACCACGGCACGCATGGCCGCTTCGACAGTCGTGCCAAGGCGCACAGCCCGCAGTTGTGGTTCACGGAACATCGCCGGGCAATCGGCGCCGGGCTGCTGATCGGCGCTGCACTGTTGATTCCCGGTGCCGCGGCGTGCGCCTATCAGCGCCGCAAGACGCGCGCGCCGAGATCCACCACCGACGATCCCGCCAACGCGTTCGCCGGCGATCGAAAACCGGCGCGGCGGCTGCGCGAATCCTCCGACGGTCTCGGACGCGACGCATGA
- a CDS encoding sensory rhodopsin transducer, producing MRNFDEIGKTRWVIAEGWLPPKGPHPEDRALASHEAACILNAGPRDARIALTVFFGDREPAGPFNLSVPARRVLHLRFDDLIEPEPLPRETDFASIIDSDEPIIVQHTRLDMRTGSPALMSTVAFGAS from the coding sequence ATGAGAAACTTCGATGAGATCGGCAAGACCCGCTGGGTCATCGCCGAGGGCTGGCTGCCGCCCAAGGGGCCGCACCCCGAGGATCGCGCACTGGCCAGCCACGAGGCCGCCTGCATTCTCAACGCCGGTCCGCGCGATGCGCGGATCGCACTGACCGTATTTTTCGGTGACCGCGAGCCTGCCGGCCCCTTCAATCTGAGCGTGCCGGCGCGGCGCGTGCTGCACCTTCGTTTTGACGATCTGATCGAACCCGAGCCGCTGCCGCGCGAGACCGACTTTGCCAGCATCATCGATTCGGACGAACCGATCATCGTGCAGCACACCCGTCTCGACATGCGCACCGGCTCGCCGGCGCTGATGTCCACCGTCGCCTTCGGAGCGAGCTGA